A genomic stretch from Sulfobacillus thermosulfidooxidans includes:
- a CDS encoding 4Fe-4S dicluster domain-containing protein yields MSEEAVMPHLRLDPDDVGDQDAESLLQAIKSDLRYEEVIHGCLNCGVCSGSCPSHRFFDYSPRIVVQTVLSGDAQAVKDMMDEYIWACAQCYTCAMRCPFHNSPGGLVMIMREVAVWRGMEAVHRLLKPYGRVLLKVLSIGNQLTPDMIQPDFFPDWGPKIPWSSTDLAIKRKAIPVYTLQVTTSAWRVSPETSYELYTIYEETGVFRLIEQIDPNLYEVVSDMVEDLRDMVESTR; encoded by the coding sequence ATGAGCGAAGAAGCCGTCATGCCCCACTTACGCCTCGATCCGGATGATGTCGGGGACCAAGATGCCGAAAGTCTATTACAAGCCATAAAGAGTGACTTGCGCTACGAGGAAGTCATTCATGGCTGTCTCAACTGCGGTGTCTGCAGTGGTTCTTGTCCCTCTCACCGGTTCTTTGACTATTCTCCCCGTATTGTTGTGCAAACAGTATTATCTGGCGACGCACAGGCCGTCAAAGACATGATGGATGAGTATATCTGGGCTTGCGCGCAGTGTTATACCTGTGCAATGCGTTGTCCTTTTCACAATTCTCCGGGCGGGTTGGTCATGATTATGCGAGAAGTTGCCGTATGGCGAGGGATGGAAGCGGTCCACCGTTTACTAAAACCCTATGGTCGGGTGTTGTTAAAAGTCTTATCCATTGGCAATCAGCTTACGCCGGATATGATTCAACCAGATTTCTTCCCGGACTGGGGGCCAAAGATCCCTTGGAGTTCGACCGATCTCGCCATCAAGCGTAAAGCTATCCCGGTGTACACGCTGCAAGTCACAACATCGGCATGGCGTGTGTCTCCAGAAACATCGTATGAACTCTACACCATTTATGAAGAAACTGGGGTATTTCGCTTAATCGAACAAATCGACCCCAACCTTTATGAAGTGGTCTCGGATATGGTTGAAGACCTGCGCGATATGGTGGAATCCACTCGCTAA
- a CDS encoding heterodisulfide reductase-related iron-sulfur binding cluster, producing the protein MATSPISDKVRTSGWEFVTKTVDKRALMKAQPKDPREELAELEAKGEVKVIHITEENRPIEVETLLGRTKRIPTNKLWHHKSCGQCGNIPGYPTSIMWFMNKLGLEYLDETHQTSCTAWNYHGSGTSNLVALASVAVRNWHRAYETGYYPLIHCGTSFGNYKEMRNLLIEHKDLRDEVRRIMNKVGRELVIPEEIVHYSEWLHVLRDKIAALKVHDVSHIVTTVHPACHVWKLVPEDVIYDPNIYGGERPAPTTAILLALGAQVADYSTWYDCCGFGFRHILTEREFSRSFSLERKIKVMVEEAHSDVAITQDTGCTTTLDKNQWIGKAHGYNYELPVMADVQFAALAAGADPYKVVQIQWHTSGWEKLLDKMGIDWRTSKAQYEAYLEELKAGREPEQLYVPPLESLNLH; encoded by the coding sequence ATGGCAACCAGTCCGATTAGCGATAAGGTAAGAACCAGTGGGTGGGAATTTGTCACCAAGACGGTAGACAAAAGGGCCTTAATGAAAGCCCAACCCAAAGACCCCCGCGAAGAACTTGCCGAACTTGAAGCCAAAGGGGAAGTCAAGGTTATCCATATTACCGAGGAGAACCGGCCCATTGAAGTCGAAACCTTATTAGGACGCACCAAACGCATTCCCACGAATAAGCTTTGGCACCACAAATCCTGTGGTCAATGTGGCAACATTCCGGGCTATCCGACCAGCATCATGTGGTTTATGAATAAGCTCGGTCTCGAATATCTTGATGAAACCCATCAAACCAGCTGCACAGCATGGAACTACCATGGTTCTGGCACCTCAAATCTTGTCGCATTAGCTTCTGTCGCCGTTCGCAATTGGCACCGTGCTTATGAAACCGGATATTACCCGTTAATTCATTGCGGTACCTCATTTGGCAATTACAAAGAAATGCGGAACTTGCTAATTGAGCACAAGGATTTGCGGGATGAAGTACGCCGGATTATGAACAAAGTGGGCCGTGAGCTGGTAATTCCCGAAGAAATTGTCCACTATAGCGAGTGGCTTCACGTGTTACGTGATAAAATTGCGGCCCTCAAAGTGCATGATGTTTCCCACATTGTGACCACTGTGCATCCTGCGTGCCATGTGTGGAAATTAGTTCCGGAAGATGTCATTTACGATCCCAACATTTATGGAGGAGAGCGTCCTGCCCCCACAACAGCCATCCTCTTAGCCTTAGGAGCTCAAGTGGCCGATTATTCCACTTGGTATGATTGCTGCGGTTTCGGCTTCCGCCACATCTTGACCGAGCGTGAATTTTCCCGATCATTCTCCTTGGAACGCAAGATTAAAGTCATGGTGGAAGAAGCCCACTCGGACGTTGCTATCACACAAGACACGGGATGCACCACCACGCTTGACAAGAACCAATGGATCGGCAAAGCCCATGGCTATAATTACGAGCTTCCGGTTATGGCCGATGTGCAATTTGCGGCATTAGCCGCGGGAGCCGATCCCTATAAAGTCGTTCAAATTCAATGGCACACTTCGGGCTGGGAGAAACTGCTCGATAAGATGGGCATCGATTGGCGGACCTCCAAGGCCCAATATGAAGCGTATTTGGAAGAACTCAAGGCGGGACGTGAACCCGAACAATTGTATGTTCCCCCGCTTGAGTCATTAAATCTCCACTAA
- a CDS encoding FAD-dependent oxidoreductase, with translation MSTSVAVIGGGPAGLQAAATLSHLGFEVTLVEQQNFLGGAVARHQYQVLMPDFSSGPELLKRLIQTVNEDPHVKVYTDTKVGSVLESDGTFHIQLEGAHQENIKAQAVVLATGFDHFNPARDGKYGYGLFPDVITGAELEEMFAKGPIRRPSNGEVPESVAFIYCVGSRDRQVGNTYCSRVCCAVSAKQAIELRQQLPKARISMFYMDVRTYGLWEDTLYWRSQEEAGVVYVKGRIAEVTQLHGRPVLKGEDTLVRGPFEWPFDLVVLAAGMEPSRGTHDLAQKFQVSLESHGFIQQASPMQNASLTNRPGVFVAGAASGPKAIEDSIAEGDVASLAVYEYLKAKVTL, from the coding sequence ATGTCTACGTCCGTTGCGGTCATTGGAGGAGGGCCGGCCGGATTACAAGCCGCCGCCACCTTAAGTCACTTGGGATTTGAGGTCACATTAGTCGAACAACAAAACTTTTTGGGCGGGGCCGTAGCCCGTCATCAATATCAGGTCCTGATGCCCGATTTCAGCAGTGGTCCCGAACTCTTAAAACGTCTGATTCAAACCGTCAATGAGGATCCTCATGTGAAGGTCTACACGGATACAAAGGTCGGATCGGTCCTCGAATCTGATGGCACCTTTCATATTCAGCTTGAAGGGGCTCATCAAGAAAACATTAAAGCGCAAGCGGTCGTGTTAGCCACCGGATTTGATCACTTTAATCCGGCCCGGGATGGAAAATATGGCTACGGCCTCTTTCCTGATGTGATTACGGGGGCTGAATTAGAGGAAATGTTTGCCAAAGGGCCCATTCGCCGTCCTTCCAATGGCGAAGTTCCGGAATCCGTGGCATTCATTTATTGCGTCGGTTCTCGGGATCGCCAAGTCGGCAACACCTATTGTTCCCGCGTGTGTTGTGCCGTTTCGGCCAAACAAGCTATCGAACTACGGCAACAATTGCCAAAAGCCCGCATTAGCATGTTCTATATGGATGTACGCACCTACGGACTGTGGGAAGACACCTTGTACTGGCGTTCCCAAGAAGAAGCAGGCGTGGTCTATGTCAAAGGACGTATTGCCGAAGTGACCCAATTGCATGGACGTCCGGTTCTAAAAGGCGAAGACACCTTGGTCCGCGGACCCTTCGAATGGCCTTTTGACTTAGTGGTATTAGCAGCAGGTATGGAACCAAGCCGGGGGACCCATGATTTAGCCCAGAAATTCCAGGTCTCTTTAGAATCCCACGGCTTTATCCAACAAGCATCGCCCATGCAAAATGCGAGTTTAACCAACCGGCCCGGTGTGTTCGTCGCTGGCGCAGCCAGCGGTCCCAAAGCGATTGAAGACAGTATTGCAGAAGGAGATGTCGCAAGCTTAGCGGTCTACGAGTACTTAAAAGCGAAGGTGACATTATGA
- a CDS encoding 4Fe-4S dicluster domain-containing protein: MPKGSGIIERSLLKDDQIMEYDNLVMDGIDISGRWNTMIKSRVHSRPELDSWDEVRHSAIGASIDNCIQCGMCTAGCTVAHEIPEFNPRQFIYWVRTGRQEDLIKNADVIWRCVGCYICTNHCPKGVNTAEVIESIGQWLHHTVPDKMDPAYLANHDTYRHQLFTYGRLNLPRLQAEFLSRLGRRQELFSPEMRKTAIKMLRDGRVMRTLFIGKPRHWSRSALLLTHQQA, encoded by the coding sequence ATGCCTAAAGGATCCGGTATTATCGAACGTTCCTTATTAAAGGATGACCAAATTATGGAATATGATAATTTGGTCATGGACGGCATCGACATTTCGGGACGCTGGAATACCATGATTAAATCCCGCGTGCACAGCCGTCCTGAATTAGACTCGTGGGACGAAGTGCGTCATAGTGCGATTGGCGCCAGTATTGACAACTGCATTCAATGCGGAATGTGTACCGCAGGCTGTACCGTGGCCCACGAAATTCCCGAATTCAATCCCCGGCAATTCATCTATTGGGTCCGTACGGGCCGTCAAGAGGACCTGATAAAAAATGCGGATGTCATCTGGCGCTGCGTGGGGTGCTATATTTGCACGAATCATTGTCCCAAAGGGGTCAACACTGCCGAAGTCATAGAATCCATCGGCCAATGGTTGCACCATACTGTGCCCGATAAAATGGACCCGGCATACTTAGCCAATCATGACACTTATCGCCATCAACTCTTTACCTACGGCCGGTTAAACCTGCCTCGTTTACAAGCTGAGTTTTTAAGCCGTCTTGGCCGTCGGCAGGAACTGTTTTCACCCGAAATGCGCAAGACGGCGATCAAAATGCTTCGCGATGGGCGCGTCATGCGCACATTATTCATCGGCAAGCCGCGACATTGGTCACGCAGTGCATTGTTGTTAACGCATCAACAAGCTTAA
- a CDS encoding CoB--CoM heterodisulfide reductase iron-sulfur subunit B family protein, whose amino-acid sequence MKTAYFPGCSLKTIDRAYDVSTRVIAKDLGMTLVEVEDYSCCGAGELKGEGVKSHFLPARNLAHLLHQGETEVMVSCNVCYHELSRTAYTFEVGGAVRDEIQNMLNEAGEPPLTEKPSVRNTLEYLVNVVGLDKIAQHVRVPLTGLRVAPYYGCLYHRPGNMLSSVQIAGEDTEHPHFMHDLLKTLGATVVSHPAETTCCGGKNLLSDGRTSGKLTGRILSKAKSSGADVLALMCPKCAGGLDALQPRAIDAVGEGAKLPVMYYTQLVGIAFGHRPEELYVGDMESDALSLIEQFLSQAEYSLPTH is encoded by the coding sequence ATGAAAACCGCCTATTTTCCCGGATGTTCCTTAAAGACCATTGACCGGGCATATGATGTCAGTACGCGCGTCATTGCCAAGGATTTAGGGATGACATTGGTCGAAGTGGAAGATTATTCGTGTTGTGGCGCCGGCGAGCTCAAAGGAGAAGGGGTAAAAAGTCATTTTCTCCCAGCTAGAAACTTAGCCCACCTTCTTCATCAAGGTGAGACGGAGGTTATGGTGTCATGCAATGTCTGTTACCATGAACTTTCCCGGACCGCCTACACATTTGAAGTCGGTGGTGCAGTGCGTGATGAAATCCAAAATATGCTGAATGAGGCGGGCGAACCGCCCCTCACCGAAAAGCCGTCCGTACGCAACACGTTGGAGTATCTCGTTAACGTTGTGGGCTTGGATAAGATTGCCCAACATGTGCGGGTTCCTTTAACTGGGCTTCGGGTTGCACCTTATTACGGTTGTCTCTATCACCGCCCCGGGAATATGTTAAGCTCTGTTCAAATTGCAGGGGAAGATACCGAGCATCCGCACTTCATGCATGATTTGTTGAAGACCCTTGGCGCCACAGTCGTCTCTCACCCGGCCGAAACCACGTGCTGTGGCGGTAAGAACCTGTTGTCTGATGGCAGGACTTCGGGCAAATTAACTGGGCGGATTTTGTCCAAGGCAAAATCCAGCGGCGCCGATGTTCTCGCCCTGATGTGCCCGAAATGTGCCGGAGGATTGGATGCGTTGCAACCGCGTGCGATTGATGCCGTTGGTGAAGGCGCCAAACTTCCGGTCATGTACTACACCCAACTAGTGGGCATCGCTTTTGGCCACCGTCCTGAAGAACTGTATGTGGGCGACATGGAATCCGATGCCTTAAGCCTCATTGAACAGTTTTTGTCCCAAGCGGAATATTCTTTGCCAACCCATTAA
- a CDS encoding glycine cleavage system protein H, with the protein MAEIQGCDIPEDLYYDIDNNVWVRKESKDDEEGEVVSVGMTDPAQTLSGRILFVRPKRAGTYVARGKSLASLESGKWAGPLVCPLSGTILETNAVLKDQPALLNIDPYGTAWIAKLKIDPQQDWGHLVTGEEALTRYREKIVRDKIQCMRCS; encoded by the coding sequence ATGGCTGAAATTCAAGGCTGTGATATTCCCGAAGACCTTTATTACGACATTGACAATAATGTCTGGGTACGAAAGGAAAGCAAGGACGACGAGGAGGGCGAGGTGGTCTCGGTCGGTATGACCGACCCTGCCCAAACTCTGTCCGGTCGTATTTTATTTGTGCGCCCTAAAAGGGCGGGGACGTATGTTGCCCGGGGAAAATCTTTAGCATCGCTCGAAAGCGGGAAATGGGCGGGACCTCTAGTCTGCCCATTATCCGGCACCATTTTAGAGACCAATGCCGTCTTAAAAGACCAACCCGCGCTGTTAAATATTGATCCCTACGGGACAGCATGGATTGCCAAGCTCAAGATTGACCCGCAACAAGATTGGGGACATCTGGTTACAGGGGAAGAGGCTCTCACACGCTACCGCGAAAAGATTGTCCGGGACAAAATTCAGTGTATGCGGTGTAGTTAA
- a CDS encoding thioredoxin family protein, translated as MGEVVVATSPWCHTCPATIRQWKELANQYGFTVREVDVGTLEGRELAVKLYIRSVPSTIINNQVVHVGVIDRQTALDLLKKYGIIATPK; from the coding sequence ATGGGTGAGGTCGTTGTGGCCACATCTCCCTGGTGTCACACCTGTCCAGCCACCATTCGCCAATGGAAGGAATTGGCGAATCAATATGGGTTTACGGTGCGCGAAGTAGATGTGGGCACGTTGGAAGGACGAGAACTGGCCGTCAAATTATATATTCGTAGTGTCCCCAGTACCATTATCAACAATCAAGTGGTTCATGTTGGGGTCATTGATCGGCAGACCGCCTTAGATTTGTTAAAGAAATATGGTATTATTGCAACTCCTAAATAA
- the hypB gene encoding hydrogenase nickel incorporation protein HypB, which translates to MHVDLHQDVWALNNSEGNHNREWLDDHKMWAVNIMGSPGAGKTTLLEHLLPILRKDFHVGVIEGDVATSKDALRISALGIPVIQLETQGVCHLDGRMVKSGLRALEPLHLDLLFIENVGNLVCPADFYLGEHARLGVLSTVEGGDKIVKYPTLFRRINALAITKTDLLPFTDFDMDQASKDFASLGAGRPLFPLSKNEGISDLAQWIRNMALNMSTTEQDV; encoded by the coding sequence ATGCACGTAGATCTACACCAGGATGTATGGGCCTTAAATAACAGCGAAGGAAATCACAATCGTGAATGGCTCGATGATCATAAGATGTGGGCGGTCAATATCATGGGATCGCCTGGTGCGGGAAAAACGACGTTACTGGAACATTTACTACCGATTTTGCGCAAGGATTTCCATGTGGGAGTCATTGAAGGAGACGTGGCAACATCGAAAGATGCCTTGAGAATCTCCGCATTAGGGATTCCTGTTATCCAGCTTGAGACGCAAGGCGTTTGCCATTTGGATGGCCGCATGGTCAAGTCTGGTCTCCGGGCCTTGGAACCTTTGCATTTGGATTTGCTCTTTATCGAGAATGTGGGAAATTTAGTCTGCCCTGCAGACTTTTACTTAGGAGAACATGCCCGCCTCGGCGTTTTAAGCACCGTGGAAGGTGGGGACAAAATTGTCAAGTATCCTACCTTGTTCCGGCGCATTAACGCCCTCGCTATTACTAAAACTGATTTGCTCCCGTTCACAGATTTTGATATGGACCAAGCATCCAAAGATTTTGCGAGTCTTGGGGCGGGACGCCCACTGTTTCCCCTATCCAAAAATGAAGGAATTTCTGATTTAGCCCAGTGGATTCGTAACATGGCTCTTAATATGTCTACAACTGAGCAGGATGTCTAA
- a CDS encoding hydrogenase maturation nickel metallochaperone HypA, with the protein MHEAGLMASVLEIIDQSRVENNIRRVTEITLKVGVLNGALPDALQFAFDALRSEYVWLDASSVLRIESVPAILLCFECQYQGPGSEMTCPACQSVLTQLIQGEEFDIVGFDGEVDEPSKYPALQEPLGRGGH; encoded by the coding sequence ATGCACGAAGCCGGGCTTATGGCTAGCGTACTAGAAATTATCGACCAGTCGCGTGTCGAAAACAATATTCGTCGGGTTACAGAAATTACTTTAAAAGTCGGCGTCTTAAATGGCGCCTTGCCCGATGCTTTGCAATTTGCCTTCGATGCCCTGCGCAGTGAATATGTGTGGCTCGATGCATCATCCGTTCTTCGGATTGAATCGGTTCCGGCGATCCTCTTGTGTTTTGAGTGTCAGTATCAAGGGCCCGGATCTGAGATGACCTGTCCAGCTTGTCAATCGGTTTTAACCCAGCTTATACAAGGCGAAGAATTTGACATTGTGGGTTTCGATGGTGAAGTTGATGAGCCGAGTAAATATCCTGCACTTCAGGAACCTCTTGGACGAGGAGGACATTAA